In the genome of Coregonus clupeaformis isolate EN_2021a unplaced genomic scaffold, ASM2061545v1 scaf2962, whole genome shotgun sequence, the window ctaaaacataatcatttcaaacctagcttacatttgtatacgatcacatatatctctGCGTGTAAATACTTTGGAACCCCCCCCCCCCGAAAAcctggggggccaaataaaatcatcCGCGGGCCAaactctggtccaaagtagtgcactataaagagaatctGGTGCCATTTGTCTTGGGGTATTGACTCTGTGGGGTCTTGGGGGTATTGACTCTGAGGTCTTGGGGTATTGACTCTGTGGGGTCTTGGGGTATTGACTCTTTGGGGTCTTGGGGTATTGACTCTGAGGTCTTGGGGTATTGAATCTTTGGGGTCTTGGGGTATTTACTCTGTGAGGTCTTGGGGTATTGGCTCTGTGGGGTCTTGGGGTATTGACTCTTTGGGGTCTTGGGGTATTTACTCTGTGAGGTCTTGGGGTATTGACTCTTTGGGGTCTTGGGGTATTTACTCTGTGAGGTCTTGGGGTATTGGCTCTGTGAGGTCTTGGGGTATTGACTCTGTGAGGTCTTGGGGTATTGACACTGTGGGGTCTTGGGGTATTGGCTCTGTGGGGTCTTGGGGTATTTACTCTGTGAGGTCTTGGGGTCTTGGGGTATTGGCTCTGTGAGGTCTTGGGGTATTGACTCTGAGGTCTTGGGGTATTGACTCTGTGAGGTCTTGGGGTATTGACTTTCTGGGGTCTTGGGGTATTGACTCTGTGGGGTCTTGGGGTGTTGACTCTGTGGGGTCTTGAGGTATTGACTCTGTGGGGTCTTGGGGTATTGACTCTGTGGGGTCTTGGGGTATTGACTCTGTGTTCTCATCCATTCTTccttttttttctcctctcctactTCTTTCTCGCTGCTCTTTCATTCCTCTTCCGCTTGACTGCTACCCCTCTGTatttcccttcctctcctccctctctctctctctctcctctcttcctctctcctctactctctcctcccctctcctcttctcctctcctccagatgAGCAGTGTGAAGCGTCTGCGGCCCCGTCTTAACTCCATCCTGTTTAAGCTGCAGTTTGATGAACAGGTCAACAACCTCCGTCCAGACATCATGGCTGTCAACGCAGCCTGTGAAGAGGTCAGTGGTCCACACtcattaactctctctctctctctctctctctctctctctctctctctgtgtctctcttccctctctctctctctctctccctctctctctctccacctctctctctctctctccccctctctctctctccccctctctctctttctcgctctctctcactctctctctctcccgtctccaactccctcgcctctctctctctctctctctctctctctcccgtctccaactccctctccctctctctctctctccccctctctctctctctctctctctcccatctccaactccctcgccctctctctctctctctctctcactctcactctctccctctccctctccctctccctcgcctctctctctctctctctctctctctctctctctctctctcccgtctccaactccctctccctcaccctctctctctctctctctctctcgctctctctctcactctctctcccttctccaactccctctccctcgccctctctctctctctctgtctctctctctctgtctctctctgtctctccccctctctctctctgtctctcccctctctctctctctgtctctccccctctctctctctctgtctctctctctccacctctctcccctctctctctctcccctctctccgtctctctctccctctctctctctgtctctcccccctctctctctctctgtctctctctctcacctctctcccctctctctccgcctctctctctctccccctctctctccccctctctctctctctctctcacctctctctctccgtctccaactccctcgccctctctctctctctctctcccgtttccaactcctcgccctctctctcgctctctctccccctctcactctctctcccttctccaactccctctctctccccctctccatatctctctctcactctctctctctctctgtgtctctctctctctctccatctctctctctctctctctctctctctggagaatGTATTCTTCTTTCCTATTTTACATGAATGATAATTCCTGATATTCTGTGTTAACAATAACATATAAACAATGTTTTGAAGCTTAAAGCCAAACAAGTTAGAAGTTAAGGTCTTCTAAGTTGTGTTTATGACTCCCTGTACTGCCACACATACTAAAATATACGCACGCATGACTGTcagcgctttggataaaagcctcCTGCTAAATCCaatgtgatgtgttgttgttgtaggtGAGGAAGAGCAAGGGGTTCAGCCGTCTGCTGGAGCTGGTTCTACTGATGGGGAACTACATGAACGCTGGCTCCCGCAACGCACAGAGCTACGGCTTTGACCTCAGCTCCCTCTGCAAGGTGGGGGGTCTCTTCTCCttcatacacacactctcacttatttcctttctctctttccctcccgcAACTCATTTTACGTACGTGTTCACATAACAGTTCTTCTCAGGTCTActgacagatacagtgggggagaacaagtatttgaatacactgccgattttgcaggttttcctacttacaaggcatgtagaggtctgtaatttttatcataggtacacttaatctgtgagagacggaatcaaaaaaaaaattccagaaaatcacattgtatgatttttaagtaattcatttgcattttattgcatgacataagtatttgatacatcagaaaagcagaacttaatatttggtacagaaacctttgtttgcaattacagagatcatacatttcctgtaggtcttgaccaggtttgcacacactgcagcagggattttggcccactcctccatacagaccttctccagatccttcaggtttcggggctgtcgctgggcaatacggactttcagctccctccaaagatgttctattgggttcagatctgaagactggctaggccactccaggaccttgagatgcttcttacggattcactccttagttgcccaaccacgacccatcttcaatgctcttactgagggaaggaggttgttggccaagatctcgcgatacatggccccatccatcctcccctcaatacggtgcagtcgtcctgtcccctttgcagaaaagcatccccaaagaatgatgtttccacctccatgcttcatggttgggatggtgttcttggggttgtactcatccttcttcttcctccaaacacggcgagtggagtttagaccaaaagctctatttttgtctcatcagaccacatgaccttctcccattcctcctctggatcatccagatggtcatt includes:
- the LOC123489286 gene encoding protein diaphanous homolog 3-like, with the translated sequence MIQNLVKHLPEQEQLNALMKYQNDYNSLSEPEQFGVVMSSVKRLRPRLNSILFKLQFDEQVNNLRPDIMAVNAACEEVRKSKGFSRLLELVLLMGNYMNAGSRNAQSYGFDLSSLCKLKDTKSADQKSTLLHFLAAVCEEEFPEVTKFSDDLQHVDRASR